Proteins encoded in a region of the Agromyces protaetiae genome:
- a CDS encoding aldehyde dehydrogenase family protein → MSFLEYAPAPESRSILSLRDQYGLFIDGEFVDGRGTPFQTISPANEERIATVANANAADVDDAVAAARRAYDGVWSRLSGRDRGKYLFRIARLVQERARELAVAESLDNGKPIKESRDVDVPLVAAWFFYYAGWADKLDYAGLGQHPRALGVAAQVIPWNFPLLMLAWKIAPALAAGNTVVLKPAETTPLSALLFAEIVQQADLPPGVVNIITGAGDTGAALVGHEGVDKVAFTGSTAVGRQIAKTVAGSSKKLTLELGGKAANIVFDDAPIDQAIEGIVNGIFFNQGHVCCAGSRLLVQESIHDEVVDRLKARLSTLRLGDPLDKNTDIGAINSRAQLDRIRELSDAGVAEGAERWTAPCELPANGFWYAPTVFTNVQTSHRIAREEIFGPVLSVLSFRTPQEAIAKANNTPYGLSAGIWTDKGSRILAVADGLKAGVVWANTFNRFDPASPFGGYKESGYGREGGRHGLGAYLAPAGVGRGAAGSPAAIAAEVAGGTIEPASGAAAAQPEASARPAPKTTRSRTTTKNARTTTKKGAAK, encoded by the coding sequence ATGAGCTTCCTCGAATACGCGCCGGCGCCCGAGTCGCGCAGCATCCTCTCGCTCCGCGACCAGTACGGCCTCTTCATCGACGGCGAGTTCGTCGATGGCCGGGGCACCCCGTTCCAGACCATCTCGCCGGCGAACGAGGAGCGCATCGCCACCGTCGCGAACGCGAACGCCGCCGACGTCGACGACGCGGTCGCGGCCGCGCGCCGGGCCTACGACGGCGTGTGGTCGCGTCTCAGCGGCCGCGACCGCGGCAAGTACCTCTTCCGCATCGCGCGGCTCGTGCAGGAGCGCGCGCGCGAGCTCGCGGTCGCGGAGTCCCTCGACAACGGCAAGCCCATCAAGGAGTCGCGCGACGTCGACGTTCCGCTCGTCGCCGCCTGGTTCTTCTACTACGCGGGCTGGGCCGACAAGCTCGACTACGCCGGGCTCGGGCAGCACCCGCGGGCGCTCGGTGTCGCCGCGCAGGTCATCCCGTGGAACTTCCCGCTGCTCATGCTCGCGTGGAAGATCGCGCCCGCGCTGGCCGCGGGCAACACGGTCGTGCTGAAGCCGGCCGAGACGACGCCGCTCAGCGCGCTGCTCTTCGCCGAGATCGTGCAGCAGGCCGACCTGCCGCCCGGTGTGGTGAACATCATCACGGGCGCCGGCGACACCGGTGCAGCGCTCGTCGGGCACGAGGGCGTCGACAAGGTCGCCTTCACGGGCTCGACGGCTGTGGGCCGGCAGATCGCGAAGACGGTGGCGGGCTCGTCGAAGAAGCTGACGCTCGAGCTCGGCGGCAAGGCCGCGAACATCGTGTTCGACGACGCGCCGATCGATCAGGCGATCGAGGGCATCGTGAACGGCATCTTCTTCAACCAGGGCCACGTCTGCTGCGCCGGGTCGCGCCTGCTCGTGCAGGAGTCGATCCACGACGAGGTCGTCGACCGGCTGAAGGCGCGACTGTCGACGCTGCGTCTCGGCGACCCGCTCGACAAGAACACCGACATCGGCGCGATCAACTCGCGCGCGCAGCTCGACCGCATCCGCGAGCTCTCCGACGCGGGCGTCGCGGAGGGCGCCGAGCGCTGGACCGCGCCGTGCGAGCTCCCGGCGAACGGCTTCTGGTACGCGCCGACCGTGTTCACGAACGTGCAGACCAGCCACCGCATCGCGCGCGAGGAGATCTTCGGCCCGGTGCTCTCGGTGCTGAGCTTCCGCACCCCGCAGGAGGCGATCGCGAAGGCGAACAACACGCCGTACGGACTCTCGGCGGGCATCTGGACCGACAAGGGCAGTCGCATCCTCGCGGTCGCCGACGGCTTGAAGGCCGGGGTCGTGTGGGCGAACACCTTCAATCGCTTCGATCCGGCGAGCCCGTTCGGCGGCTACAAGGAGTCGGGCTACGGCCGCGAGGGCGGCCGGCACGGTCTCGGGGCGTACCTCGCGCCGGCCGGTGTCGGCCGGGGCGCGGCCGGCTCGCCCGCGGCGATCGCGGCCGAGGTCGCCGGCGGCACGATCGAGCCGGCATCGGGTGCGGCAGCCGCTCAGCCCGAGGCATCCGCTCGGCCCGCACCGAAGACCACGCGCTCGCGCACGACGACGAAGAACGCGCGCACGACGACGAAGAAGGGGGCCGCCAAGTGA